In Deltaproteobacteria bacterium, a genomic segment contains:
- a CDS encoding MFS transporter, which translates to MPQHTRRKIFVVLFLAIFLVTLGVGIIAPLLPVYARDLGASAFLIGLIFGSFSVTRTLFLPVFGSLSDRYGKRGFLVTGLFLYFVVSLLFAFTTEVVSLVWIRLGQGFASAMILPVAQAYIGELSPESKEGRVMGLFNLSLFAGLAAGPLFGGIVMDLFGIRASFLSMGILTLIGSFLCLVLLPKEPAKPQEATSSKRTTYRDFMKNPTVVALTLFRFSFTTCVGIVWAFLPIWAIDQGRLSGSSIGLIVSLNVAVSGALMIPMGALADRVSKALLIVLGGFLSVFALLWLSVSASFGSLMAANGLFGLAGGISLPAIMAAAVIAGRGTQAMGALMGLLAMAHSAGMFFGPLVAGYMLDRVPFERAFQLGALVMLLGTVFFVIVGRRKKVKGHP; encoded by the coding sequence ATCCCGCAACACACGCGCCGTAAAATCTTTGTTGTCCTGTTTCTGGCGATCTTTCTTGTCACCCTGGGCGTTGGAATTATCGCTCCCTTACTGCCCGTATATGCACGGGACCTCGGTGCAAGCGCCTTTCTGATCGGCCTTATATTCGGTTCCTTTTCGGTGACCCGGACCCTGTTTCTGCCCGTTTTCGGATCCTTGTCGGACCGATACGGGAAAAGAGGCTTTCTTGTAACAGGCCTTTTTCTCTATTTTGTGGTCTCTCTTCTGTTCGCCTTCACCACGGAAGTGGTCTCCCTGGTGTGGATCCGACTGGGACAGGGGTTTGCTTCCGCCATGATTCTTCCCGTGGCGCAGGCCTACATAGGGGAGCTTTCCCCGGAAAGCAAAGAAGGCCGCGTCATGGGCCTCTTCAACCTGTCCCTGTTCGCCGGGCTGGCCGCCGGCCCCCTCTTCGGCGGGATCGTAATGGACCTGTTCGGCATCCGGGCCTCCTTTCTAAGCATGGGAATACTTACGTTGATCGGAAGCTTTCTGTGCCTGGTTCTCCTTCCCAAGGAACCCGCAAAACCACAGGAGGCAACGTCCTCCAAGAGGACGACGTACAGGGATTTCATGAAAAATCCCACTGTAGTGGCTCTGACCCTGTTCCGTTTCTCCTTTACCACGTGCGTGGGTATCGTATGGGCCTTTCTGCCCATATGGGCCATTGACCAGGGACGGCTCAGCGGTTCTTCCATAGGCCTGATCGTAAGTCTGAACGTGGCCGTATCGGGCGCTTTGATGATCCCCATGGGAGCCCTGGCCGATCGTGTCTCCAAGGCGCTTCTGATTGTTCTTGGAGGTTTTCTGTCCGTGTTTGCTTTGCTGTGGCTCTCCGTCAGCGCCTCTTTCGGGTCTCTAATGGCAGCCAATGGTTTGTTCGGACTGGCCGGCGGAATATCGTTACCCGCCATCATGGCCGCGGCCGTGATCGCCGGGAGAGGCACCCAGGCCATGGGAGCCCTCATGGGCCTTCTGGCCATGGCCCACAGCGCGGGCATGTTCTTCGGACCGCTCGTCGCCGGTTACATGTTGGACCGGGTTCCCTTCGAGCGGGCGTTCCAACTCGGCGCCCTGGTGATGTTGCTGGGTACGGTATTTTTCGTTATTGTCGGACGAAGGAAAAAAGTTAAGGGACATCCGTGA
- a CDS encoding PAS domain-containing protein, whose translation MKSISVKSISLKWKLIFPFVALCIVGIGITVYFSVDSLLSTITSQERRVLLGHYNNLLIQMQVRSEMMGSLASSIANDQEAANIFAERDRDKLYDLMLPLYKKLEKSFGVHQVHFHVPMARSFLRMHRPTQYGDDMSLYRGTILEAYKTGRVVCGLEHGAFGLGLRGVAPIRRNDVIIGTVEVGWNLDARFLGFLKSELDVDFSIYELQENGLFGVVVSTLNRELPLQIRTFAEALASPVPLILIEPPSEPSKSVLLGTLSDYSGLPILLVTVVLDRSDIKREMGYTRNMMLAVGLITILLAAVLVYWIVGVFLRPVHEMVRLAGEIASGKRHRRLPDRPLDEMGLLTQSLNQMLDAINKSREQLERYAKHLKGTVEERTSDLIASEVKYRTLVENVPLVVYRLASDGRLIFINQYFETLLDIRVEQVIGREQWRRDFVLQDDASRMEKALQNMLEKGLPMRVDYRCKNTAGDLLYIVDQAIPEKDEEGNIVFIDGIMVDDTEHHALREKTLKAEELKTLHDVSMQLAHEIRNPLTTVGGFARRLLKAVPREDSNRSALEIIVQEVARLESILKMILSYIEPLELHPHPTDLNRLVAAVLEKQESVSRDRGVSLKTNLDPELEPVSVDPALMTAALHALIGNAVMRMNGGGTLLVSTQHLPETCHVSIEYPMERVTQEDIEHFFFPFVGKERDFYDLDLPKAKMIVYKHGGLIEVAEDHNGSILITIDLPRA comes from the coding sequence GTGAAATCCATCAGCGTAAAAAGCATAAGTCTGAAATGGAAACTGATTTTCCCGTTTGTCGCTTTGTGCATCGTAGGTATCGGGATCACCGTTTATTTCAGTGTGGACTCTCTCCTTTCAACCATCACATCTCAGGAACGCCGCGTCCTGTTGGGACACTACAACAATCTGCTTATTCAGATGCAAGTCAGAAGCGAGATGATGGGGTCTCTCGCATCCAGTATTGCCAATGACCAGGAAGCGGCCAACATTTTCGCCGAAAGAGATCGCGACAAGCTCTACGACCTGATGCTTCCCCTCTATAAGAAACTGGAAAAAAGTTTCGGAGTCCACCAGGTTCATTTCCACGTTCCGATGGCCCGCTCATTCTTGAGGATGCACAGGCCCACTCAGTACGGGGATGATATGTCTCTGTACCGGGGCACCATTCTGGAAGCTTACAAGACAGGGCGAGTAGTTTGCGGACTGGAACACGGCGCGTTTGGGCTGGGGTTGCGCGGCGTGGCGCCGATCCGACGGAACGACGTCATCATTGGGACCGTAGAGGTCGGCTGGAACCTGGATGCACGGTTCCTGGGATTCCTGAAATCCGAGCTGGATGTGGACTTCAGTATCTACGAACTGCAGGAAAACGGCTTGTTCGGTGTCGTGGTCTCCACTTTGAATCGCGAGCTGCCTCTCCAGATCCGGACATTCGCGGAAGCCCTTGCATCACCCGTTCCCCTGATTCTGATCGAACCTCCGAGTGAGCCGAGCAAGTCCGTACTCCTTGGAACCCTGTCGGACTATTCGGGGCTTCCCATCCTGCTCGTAACCGTGGTCCTCGATCGCTCCGACATCAAGCGGGAAATGGGCTACACCCGGAACATGATGCTGGCCGTGGGGCTGATTACGATCTTGCTGGCCGCCGTGCTGGTGTATTGGATCGTCGGAGTCTTTCTGCGTCCGGTTCACGAGATGGTCCGTCTCGCCGGAGAGATCGCTTCCGGCAAGCGGCATAGGCGTTTGCCCGACCGTCCCCTGGATGAAATGGGTCTGCTGACCCAATCGCTCAATCAGATGTTGGACGCGATCAACAAATCGAGGGAACAGCTTGAACGATACGCGAAACACCTCAAGGGGACAGTTGAAGAACGAACCAGCGATCTGATCGCTTCAGAGGTGAAATATCGGACCCTGGTGGAAAACGTCCCGCTGGTCGTCTATCGGTTGGCGTCGGACGGCAGGCTGATATTCATCAACCAATATTTCGAGACTCTGCTGGACATACGCGTCGAGCAAGTGATCGGGCGTGAGCAATGGAGGAGGGACTTTGTCCTGCAGGATGATGCGAGCCGAATGGAGAAGGCTTTGCAAAATATGCTCGAAAAGGGGCTCCCCATGCGAGTGGACTACCGCTGCAAAAACACGGCGGGAGATCTGTTGTATATAGTGGACCAGGCGATTCCGGAAAAGGACGAGGAAGGAAACATCGTATTCATAGATGGGATCATGGTGGACGACACGGAACATCATGCCTTGCGGGAGAAGACACTTAAGGCGGAGGAGTTGAAAACGCTCCACGACGTTTCCATGCAATTGGCGCACGAGATTCGTAATCCTTTGACAACCGTGGGCGGATTTGCCCGCAGGTTGTTGAAAGCCGTCCCAAGAGAGGATTCAAATCGCTCTGCGCTCGAAATCATCGTTCAGGAAGTGGCCCGTCTCGAGTCTATTCTAAAGATGATCCTATCGTATATCGAGCCACTGGAACTGCACCCCCACCCCACGGATTTGAACCGCCTGGTTGCAGCAGTGCTCGAGAAGCAGGAAAGCGTAAGCCGCGATCGGGGTGTGTCCCTTAAAACGAACCTGGACCCTGAGTTGGAACCGGTGTCGGTGGACCCCGCGCTGATGACCGCGGCGCTCCACGCGCTGATCGGGAACGCGGTGATGCGTATGAATGGGGGCGGGACCCTGCTGGTCTCCACGCAGCATCTGCCGGAAACGTGCCACGTCTCTATAGAATACCCCATGGAGAGAGTGACACAGGAGGATATCGAACACTTCTTCTTTCCGTTTGTCGGGAAGGAGAGGGATTTTTACGATTTGGATCTTCCCAAGGCAAAGATGATCGTGTACAAACATGGAGGCTTGATCGAAGTGGCCGAGGACCACAATGGAAGCATCCTAATCACCATAGATCTTCCCAGGGCGTGA
- a CDS encoding YkgJ family cysteine cluster protein, with protein sequence MDPNLDFEPYVTLRTEVDRLFETVRSRHADLVRCRLGCDDCCNAVFELTLVEAAYVHFAFQSEAPRTERRKALRKADRSQEQLRTLYLKTRERPISKSELCLEIARARVECPLHHEHRCLLHEHRPVTCRVYGIPTVVHGKGVTCGKSGFEPGVAYPTVNLDGIQNKLFILSRDLIAGAGRPVPADITYSMAQALHGEIGCG encoded by the coding sequence TTGGACCCAAACCTGGATTTCGAACCTTATGTAACACTACGGACCGAGGTGGATCGGCTTTTCGAAACCGTCCGTTCCCGGCACGCCGACCTCGTCCGATGTCGTCTGGGATGTGACGACTGTTGCAATGCGGTATTCGAGCTGACACTCGTCGAAGCGGCCTATGTGCACTTCGCTTTTCAGTCGGAGGCGCCGCGGACGGAACGAAGGAAGGCGCTCCGAAAGGCGGACAGATCCCAGGAGCAACTCCGCACCCTGTATCTGAAGACTCGCGAAAGACCTATTTCAAAAAGCGAGCTGTGTCTGGAAATCGCCCGGGCCCGGGTGGAGTGTCCGTTGCACCACGAACATCGATGCCTGTTACATGAGCACCGCCCCGTCACCTGCCGCGTGTACGGTATTCCCACTGTGGTCCACGGGAAAGGGGTCACCTGTGGCAAGTCGGGATTCGAGCCGGGTGTGGCCTACCCTACGGTGAATCTGGACGGCATCCAGAATAAACTGTTTATCCTCTCGCGTGACCTGATAGCCGGTGCCGGCCGACCGGTTCCGGCCGATATCACGTATTCCATGGCCCAGGCCCTCCACGGCGAAATCGGGTGCGGATGA
- a CDS encoding PBP1A family penicillin-binding protein — protein MQGNGPKEGPKTVQGIKKRRASGRWGWRLLYIFLTVLVLCAGTLTMGYFYFTHDLPKLFTVEDYNPPVISRVYDVNQRLVGEFYREMRDLAPLSKMPDLLIKAFVAAEDDRFFQHPGIDLTGILRAVIKNIVAGRKIQGGSTITQQVTRSLLLSPEKSYTRKIKELILAYRIENRLSKEDILYIYLNQIYLGHGAYGVEAASHVYFGKSVGDLNLAECALLAGLPRAPNRYSPIRDPEKAGERQAYVLRRMVEEGYITQAQADAAKAGPLRPAANGEAPFDQAPYFTEYVRRHLEEVYGATQLFEGGLRVYTTLDLRLQEVAQEAIQRGVDALDKRIGYRGPIESVAKNRRDEFCSELLKQDLKEGEIVHGLVTGVDDKNQRVTVCLGQATGIIEMERMKWARKPNPEIASDYAAIKKPSQALKSGDHILVKVLAIPDKETPAQQGAAPKPLILALEQEPEPQAALLCMDGYTGEIRAMVGGTDFRKSQFNRATQAKRQPGSAFKPFIYAAAIDKGFTPVSVIIDSPIVFDDPVQKEKWKPMNYEMKFFGPTLFREALIHSRNVVTVKLLQAVGVDYVINYAKNMGIESELGSNLSLGLGSSEVTLLELVKSYGVFASGGLLLKPMFIDKIVNRKGETVEKNLPEKRRVISDETAFIMTHLMTEVVKYGTGRSVQPLERPAAGKTGTTNDLKDAWFIGYTPELITGVWVGFDQFQSMGRFETGSRAASPIWLDFMKEALKNRSVTPFSPPGGVTFAKIDPESGKLASADTRNPVFECFKVGTEPTERADKKEEKDLSVDFFKTNL, from the coding sequence ATGCAAGGCAACGGCCCGAAGGAAGGGCCCAAAACGGTCCAGGGCATCAAAAAGCGGCGAGCGTCAGGCAGATGGGGGTGGAGGCTCCTGTATATCTTTTTGACGGTGTTGGTGCTTTGCGCCGGAACTCTGACGATGGGTTATTTCTATTTTACGCATGACCTGCCCAAACTATTTACGGTGGAGGATTATAATCCCCCTGTAATCAGTCGGGTATACGACGTGAACCAGCGACTGGTCGGAGAGTTCTACAGAGAGATGCGTGATTTGGCGCCCTTGTCCAAGATGCCGGATCTGTTGATCAAGGCTTTTGTGGCTGCGGAGGACGATCGATTCTTTCAGCATCCGGGCATTGATTTGACCGGGATTCTGAGAGCGGTGATTAAGAATATCGTGGCGGGCCGGAAGATTCAGGGAGGCAGCACGATCACCCAGCAGGTGACCCGTTCATTATTGCTTTCGCCGGAGAAAAGCTACACCCGTAAGATCAAAGAACTCATACTCGCCTACAGAATCGAGAATCGTCTGAGCAAGGAGGATATTCTATATATTTACTTGAATCAGATCTACCTCGGACACGGTGCGTATGGTGTGGAGGCGGCCAGCCATGTCTATTTTGGAAAATCCGTAGGAGATCTCAACCTGGCTGAATGCGCTCTGCTGGCAGGCCTGCCGCGTGCGCCCAACCGATACTCGCCGATACGGGATCCGGAAAAGGCCGGAGAGCGACAGGCATACGTACTGAGACGCATGGTGGAAGAGGGGTATATCACTCAGGCGCAGGCTGACGCAGCAAAAGCCGGACCCTTGCGTCCGGCCGCGAATGGAGAGGCTCCGTTCGACCAGGCTCCTTATTTTACGGAGTACGTCCGCCGGCATCTCGAAGAGGTATACGGAGCCACTCAGCTGTTCGAGGGCGGGCTCAGAGTGTATACGACGTTGGATCTGCGTCTTCAGGAAGTGGCTCAGGAGGCGATTCAAAGAGGGGTTGACGCCCTGGATAAACGCATCGGCTATCGCGGCCCCATAGAGTCCGTAGCAAAAAACCGACGAGATGAATTTTGCAGTGAACTGCTAAAACAGGACCTCAAGGAAGGGGAGATTGTTCACGGGTTAGTGACGGGCGTGGATGATAAGAACCAGCGCGTCACGGTGTGCCTCGGACAAGCCACCGGCATCATTGAAATGGAACGCATGAAGTGGGCCCGTAAACCAAACCCTGAAATCGCTTCCGACTATGCCGCGATCAAGAAACCTTCACAAGCGTTGAAGTCGGGAGACCACATTCTCGTCAAAGTGCTGGCGATTCCGGACAAAGAAACCCCTGCACAGCAAGGGGCGGCCCCAAAGCCGCTGATCTTGGCGCTGGAGCAAGAGCCGGAACCGCAAGCCGCCTTGCTCTGCATGGACGGGTATACGGGTGAGATTCGGGCCATGGTGGGTGGAACGGATTTCAGGAAATCCCAGTTTAACCGGGCAACACAGGCAAAAAGGCAGCCCGGTTCCGCTTTCAAGCCATTTATTTACGCCGCGGCAATCGACAAGGGATTCACACCGGTTTCCGTCATCATAGATTCTCCTATTGTGTTCGATGACCCGGTGCAGAAGGAAAAATGGAAGCCGATGAATTACGAAATGAAGTTTTTCGGCCCCACACTGTTCCGGGAAGCGCTGATTCATTCCCGCAACGTAGTGACTGTAAAACTGCTCCAGGCCGTTGGGGTGGACTATGTCATCAACTACGCCAAAAACATGGGGATCGAATCCGAATTGGGATCCAACCTTTCTCTCGGGCTGGGTTCTTCGGAGGTGACATTGTTGGAACTGGTGAAATCCTATGGGGTGTTCGCCAGCGGGGGCCTTCTCCTGAAACCCATGTTCATCGATAAGATCGTTAACCGGAAAGGGGAGACGGTCGAAAAGAACTTGCCTGAAAAAAGACGTGTGATCAGTGACGAGACCGCATTCATCATGACACACCTTATGACGGAAGTGGTGAAGTATGGAACGGGACGGAGCGTTCAGCCCCTGGAACGACCGGCTGCGGGAAAGACGGGCACCACGAACGATTTGAAGGATGCCTGGTTCATCGGGTATACCCCGGAACTGATCACGGGCGTGTGGGTCGGATTCGATCAATTTCAATCCATGGGCCGGTTTGAAACCGGGTCCAGGGCCGCCAGTCCCATATGGCTGGATTTTATGAAGGAAGCGCTCAAGAACCGGAGCGTAACTCCATTCAGTCCTCCGGGTGGCGTCACGTTTGCCAAAATCGATCCCGAATCAGGAAAACTGGCATCGGCCGACACCAGGAATCCGGTGTTCGAGTGCTTCAAAGTCGGGACCGAGCCTACGGAGCGGGCGGACAAGAAAGAGGAGAAGGACCTCTCGGTTGATTTCTTTAAAACCAATCTGTGA